One genomic region from Streptomyces sp. Li-HN-5-11 encodes:
- a CDS encoding pirin family protein, producing MPAVTVENPLTLPRVAAPADAVARPVLAVTTAPSGFEGEGFPVRRAFAGINYRHLDPFIMMDQMGEVDYAPGEPKGTPWHPHRGFETVTYIIDGIFDHQDSNGGGGTITNGDTQWMTAGSGLLHIEAPPEHLVMSGGLFHGLQLWVNLPARDKMMAPRYQDIRGGNVQLLTSPDGGALLRVIAGELDGHAGPGITHTPITMIHATLAPGAEITLPWREDFNGLVYVLAGKGSAGAERRPIRMGQTAVFGAGSSLLVRADERQDSHTPDLEVVLLGGQPIREPMAHYGPFVMNTREELQQAFEDFQKGLLGTIPAVHGMTERGPQG from the coding sequence ATGCCTGCAGTGACCGTCGAGAACCCGTTGACGCTGCCCCGCGTGGCCGCTCCCGCCGACGCGGTGGCCCGCCCCGTGCTCGCCGTCACCACCGCCCCGAGCGGTTTCGAGGGCGAGGGCTTCCCCGTGCGCCGGGCGTTCGCCGGGATCAACTACCGCCACCTCGACCCGTTCATCATGATGGACCAGATGGGCGAGGTGGACTACGCGCCCGGTGAGCCCAAGGGCACCCCCTGGCACCCCCACCGCGGCTTCGAGACCGTCACGTACATCATCGACGGGATCTTCGACCACCAGGACTCCAACGGCGGTGGCGGCACCATCACCAACGGCGACACCCAGTGGATGACGGCCGGGTCCGGTCTGCTCCACATCGAGGCGCCGCCGGAGCATCTCGTCATGTCGGGCGGCCTCTTCCACGGCCTCCAGCTGTGGGTGAACCTGCCGGCCAGGGACAAGATGATGGCGCCGCGCTACCAGGACATCCGCGGCGGCAACGTCCAGCTGCTCACCTCCCCCGACGGCGGCGCGCTGCTGCGCGTCATCGCCGGCGAACTGGACGGCCACGCGGGCCCCGGCATCACGCACACCCCGATCACGATGATCCACGCGACGCTGGCCCCGGGCGCGGAGATCACGCTGCCGTGGCGCGAGGACTTCAACGGCCTCGTGTACGTGCTGGCGGGCAAGGGGTCGGCCGGTGCCGAGCGCCGTCCGATCCGCATGGGACAGACGGCCGTCTTCGGCGCCGGGTCCTCGCTGCTCGTCCGCGCGGACGAGCGGCAGGACTCCCACACCCCGGACCTGGAGGTCGTCCTCCTCGGCGGGCAGCCGATCCGTGAGCCGATGGCGCACTACGGCCCGTTCGTCATGAACACCCGCGAGGAGCTCCAGCAGGCGTTCGAGGACTTCCAGAAGGGCCTCCTGGGGACGATCCCCGCCGTGCACGGCATGACGGAGCGCGGTCCGCAGGGCTGA
- a CDS encoding SpoIIE family protein phosphatase — MRTGEPLPAVGEVLAALATGLWHWDTATGLVSVDAEAARLLGLPAERTTLTEAQVRARLHPVDWNEITGVVQLAAAEGTLAEVRVRIMDERGRIIRVVRSRSRPSYDRDRRAYELIGTLQEVTEPTPGSPAGRSAVTGDWRRSREAFLLDAGRALAEARSTAEVLRVAAGLSMPGFSPDGLAVFGVEADRLTIIGHHGQRPGDEGPFVHMALDTDYPAAEVVRTGRAVYLSSPEEYEARYPLTWPLAQRFGRRSWAFLPLTAAGRTMGAWMAAFTYPVAFTPDERSVLTTVARMLAQALSRAGTAETERELSEGLQRSMMPTLGPEVPGLDVAARYVPTGGGLQVGGDWYDMIPLPGGTSRRTSRAGRFALVMGDVQGHDVRAAGLMGQLRIALRAYASEGHRPDAVLSRASRFLHGITDDGDDPRFATCLYAEVDPRTGVLEIARAGHPDPVIRMADGTVLQRPTAGGLPLGIDPGADYPTTRFTLEPGETMMICTDGLIETGGHDLDTGWQRIRTILERHEGDTEELADALVQAVHGPSSHHTTGPLVDRREDDIAVLLLSRPLGGAAAVRPEVRRSLLTVAQAEPERISVARQQLRELLHDWTSPDQVDSAVLLLSEMLTNVLVHTDTDALLLAEVSGDKGERRMRVEVTDAGDDLPHKRRPGELASSGRGLVLIELLADAWGVYPRGQGKSIWFELYEPPLKKQ, encoded by the coding sequence ATGCGCACTGGTGAGCCCCTGCCCGCGGTGGGGGAGGTCCTCGCCGCCCTCGCGACCGGGCTCTGGCACTGGGACACCGCCACCGGACTGGTCTCGGTCGACGCCGAGGCGGCCCGGCTGCTCGGGCTGCCCGCCGAGCGGACCACGCTCACGGAGGCTCAGGTGCGCGCCCGCCTCCACCCGGTCGACTGGAACGAGATCACCGGTGTGGTCCAGCTCGCCGCCGCCGAGGGCACCCTCGCCGAGGTGCGCGTCCGCATCATGGACGAGCGGGGCCGGATCATCCGGGTCGTGCGCAGCCGCTCCCGGCCGTCCTACGACCGCGACAGGCGGGCCTACGAACTGATCGGCACCCTCCAGGAGGTCACCGAGCCGACGCCGGGCTCCCCGGCCGGACGCAGCGCGGTCACCGGCGACTGGCGCCGTTCCCGCGAGGCATTCCTGCTGGACGCGGGCCGTGCGCTGGCCGAGGCGAGATCCACGGCCGAGGTGCTGCGGGTCGCGGCCGGCCTGTCGATGCCCGGGTTCTCCCCCGACGGGCTGGCCGTCTTCGGCGTGGAGGCCGACCGGCTGACGATCATCGGCCACCACGGGCAGCGCCCTGGCGACGAGGGCCCCTTCGTGCACATGGCGCTGGACACCGACTACCCGGCCGCCGAGGTGGTCCGCACCGGGCGGGCCGTCTACCTGTCCTCCCCGGAGGAGTACGAGGCCCGCTACCCGCTCACCTGGCCGCTCGCCCAGCGTTTCGGCCGCCGCTCCTGGGCCTTCCTGCCGCTGACCGCCGCCGGCCGCACGATGGGCGCCTGGATGGCCGCCTTCACCTACCCGGTCGCCTTCACCCCCGACGAACGCTCCGTCCTGACGACGGTGGCCCGCATGCTCGCCCAGGCGCTCTCCCGCGCGGGAACCGCCGAGACCGAGCGGGAGCTGAGCGAGGGCCTGCAGCGCTCGATGATGCCCACGCTGGGCCCCGAGGTCCCCGGCCTGGACGTGGCCGCCCGCTACGTCCCCACCGGCGGCGGCCTCCAGGTCGGCGGCGACTGGTACGACATGATCCCGCTGCCCGGCGGCACCTCCCGCCGGACGTCACGGGCGGGTCGCTTCGCCCTCGTCATGGGCGACGTCCAGGGCCATGACGTGCGCGCCGCCGGTCTCATGGGCCAGCTGCGCATCGCGCTGCGCGCCTACGCCTCCGAGGGCCACCGGCCGGACGCGGTCCTCTCCCGCGCCTCCCGCTTCCTGCACGGCATCACCGACGACGGCGACGACCCGCGCTTCGCGACCTGCCTGTACGCGGAGGTCGACCCCCGCACCGGCGTGCTGGAGATCGCCCGCGCCGGGCACCCCGACCCGGTGATCCGCATGGCCGACGGCACCGTGCTGCAACGGCCGACGGCGGGCGGGCTGCCGCTCGGCATCGACCCGGGCGCCGACTACCCGACCACCCGGTTCACCCTGGAACCCGGCGAGACCATGATGATCTGCACGGACGGCCTGATCGAGACCGGCGGCCACGACCTGGACACCGGCTGGCAGCGGATCCGTACGATCCTCGAACGGCACGAGGGGGACACCGAGGAACTCGCCGACGCACTCGTCCAGGCCGTGCACGGGCCGTCCTCGCACCACACCACCGGCCCCCTGGTCGACCGCCGCGAGGACGACATCGCCGTGCTGCTGCTGAGCCGGCCCCTCGGCGGCGCGGCGGCCGTCCGGCCGGAGGTACGGCGCTCCCTGCTGACGGTCGCGCAGGCCGAGCCCGAGCGGATCTCGGTGGCCCGGCAGCAGCTGCGGGAACTGCTGCACGACTGGACGTCCCCGGACCAGGTGGACTCGGCGGTGCTGCTGCTGTCCGAGATGCTCACCAACGTCCTCGTGCACACCGACACCGACGCGCTACTGCTCGCCGAGGTCAGCGGCGACAAGGGCGAGCGGCGGATGCGGGTGGAGGTCACCGACGCCGGCGACGACCTCCCGCACAAGCGCCGCCCCGGCGAGCTGGCGTCCTCCGGACGCGGACTGGTGCTCATCGAGCTGCTGGCCGACGCGTGGGGGGTGTACCCGCGGGGGCAGGGCAAGAGCATCTGGTTCGAACTGTACGAGCCGCCGCTGAAGAAGCAGTGA
- the aspS gene encoding aspartate--tRNA ligase — translation MHRYRSHTCGELRASDVGTDVRLSGWLHNRRDLGGILFIDLRDHYGITQLVARPGTASYEALDKLSKETVVRVDGRVVSRGTENVNPDLPTGEIEIEVGEVEVLGAAAPLPFTINAEDGVNEERRLEYRFLDLRRERMHRNIMLRTAVISAIRQKMSALGFNELATPILTATSPEGARDFVVPSRLHPGRFYALPQAPQQFKQLLMISGFDRYFQIAPCFRDEDARADRSPGEFYQLDVEMSFVEQEDVFRPIEQLMTELFEEFGNGRHVTSPFPRIPFREAMLKYGSDKPDLRAQLELVDITDIFEGSEFKAFAGKHVRALPVPDVASQPRKFFDQLGEYAVAQGAKGLAWVRVGEDGALTGPIAKFLTEDNVAELTKRLSLAAGHAVFFGAGEFDEVSKIMGAVRVEAARRAGHFEEDVFRFCWIVDFPMFEKDEETGKIDFSHNPFSMPQGGMDALENQDPLDILAWQYDIVCNGVELSSGAIRNHEPDIMLKAFEIAGYDREVTEREFAGMLRAFRFGAPPHGGIAPGVDRIVMLLADEPNIRETIAFPLNGNAQDLMMGAPTELDESRLRELHLSVRKPQPK, via the coding sequence ATGCATCGGTACAGGTCCCACACCTGCGGCGAGCTCCGCGCCTCTGACGTCGGCACCGACGTCCGGCTGAGCGGCTGGCTGCACAATCGGCGCGACCTGGGCGGCATCCTCTTCATCGATCTGCGCGACCACTACGGCATCACGCAGCTCGTCGCCCGCCCGGGCACGGCGTCCTACGAGGCACTGGACAAGCTCTCCAAGGAGACCGTCGTCCGCGTCGACGGCCGGGTCGTCTCCCGCGGCACGGAGAACGTCAATCCGGACCTGCCGACCGGCGAGATCGAGATCGAGGTCGGCGAGGTCGAGGTGCTCGGCGCCGCCGCCCCGCTGCCCTTCACGATCAACGCCGAGGACGGGGTCAACGAGGAGCGGCGCCTGGAGTACCGCTTCCTGGACCTGCGCCGCGAGCGCATGCACCGCAACATCATGCTGCGTACGGCGGTGATCTCCGCGATCCGCCAGAAGATGTCGGCGCTGGGCTTCAACGAGCTGGCGACGCCGATCCTGACGGCCACCTCCCCGGAGGGCGCCCGCGACTTCGTGGTGCCCTCGCGGCTGCACCCGGGCAGGTTCTACGCGCTGCCGCAGGCCCCGCAGCAGTTCAAGCAGCTGCTGATGATCTCCGGCTTCGACCGCTACTTCCAGATCGCGCCCTGCTTCCGCGACGAGGACGCCCGCGCGGACCGTTCGCCGGGTGAGTTCTACCAGCTCGACGTGGAGATGAGCTTCGTCGAGCAGGAGGACGTCTTCCGGCCGATCGAGCAGCTCATGACGGAGCTGTTCGAGGAGTTCGGCAACGGCCGTCACGTGACGTCGCCCTTCCCGCGCATCCCCTTCCGTGAGGCGATGCTGAAGTACGGCTCGGACAAGCCGGACCTGCGGGCGCAGCTGGAGCTCGTCGACATCACCGACATCTTCGAGGGCTCGGAGTTCAAGGCGTTCGCCGGCAAGCACGTGCGCGCGCTGCCGGTGCCGGACGTGGCGTCGCAGCCGCGGAAGTTCTTCGACCAGCTCGGCGAGTACGCGGTGGCGCAGGGCGCGAAGGGCCTGGCGTGGGTGCGGGTCGGCGAGGACGGCGCGCTGACGGGCCCGATCGCGAAGTTCCTGACGGAGGACAACGTCGCGGAGCTGACGAAGCGTCTGTCCCTCGCGGCCGGCCACGCGGTGTTCTTCGGCGCGGGCGAGTTCGACGAGGTCTCGAAGATCATGGGCGCGGTGCGGGTGGAGGCCGCGCGCCGGGCGGGCCACTTCGAGGAGGACGTGTTCCGCTTCTGCTGGATCGTCGACTTCCCGATGTTCGAGAAGGACGAGGAGACGGGGAAGATCGACTTCTCCCACAACCCCTTCTCGATGCCCCAGGGCGGCATGGACGCGCTGGAGAACCAGGACCCGCTGGACATCCTGGCCTGGCAGTACGACATCGTCTGCAACGGCGTGGAGCTGTCCTCCGGCGCGATCCGGAACCACGAGCCGGACATCATGCTCAAGGCCTTCGAGATCGCGGGATACGACCGTGAGGTCACCGAGCGGGAGTTCGCCGGCATGCTGCGCGCCTTCCGCTTCGGCGCCCCGCCGCACGGCGGCATCGCGCCGGGCGTCGACCGCATCGTCATGCTGCTCGCCGACGAGCCCAACATCCGAGAGACCATCGCCTTCCCGCTCAACGGCAACGCCCAGGACCTGATGATGGGCGCGCCGACCGAACTCGACGAGTCCCGCCTGAGGGAACTGCACCTGTCGGTGCGCAAGCCGCAGCCGAAGTAG
- a CDS encoding DoxX family protein: MHTAHVVVTAVAALMAGFSGTVLLLRAQWIVQALDEYRVPRSWWTWLGLAKVAGAVGLLVGLAVPVVGVAAGVGLVVYFAGAVVTVVRARSYAHIPFPLIYAAPVAVALVLGYAA, translated from the coding sequence ATGCACACTGCCCATGTCGTCGTCACCGCTGTAGCCGCCCTGATGGCGGGCTTCTCCGGCACCGTCCTGCTGCTGCGCGCGCAGTGGATCGTGCAGGCGCTCGACGAGTACCGGGTACCGCGGTCGTGGTGGACCTGGCTGGGGCTGGCCAAGGTCGCAGGGGCGGTCGGGCTGCTCGTCGGGCTGGCTGTGCCGGTGGTCGGGGTGGCCGCCGGTGTCGGTCTGGTGGTCTATTTCGCGGGGGCCGTCGTCACGGTGGTCCGGGCCCGGTCGTACGCGCACATTCCGTTCCCGCTGATCTACGCGGCGCCGGTGGCCGTCGCCCTCGTCCTCGGCTACGCGGCCTGA
- a CDS encoding phospholipase D-like domain-containing protein — MGVRLRSRGNRSHRTRRLPDRCAPGASTPSGVLHAKLIASDRHTALLGSANLTDRALSDNIELGVVLRDPHLVEPLVDHFRWLLAPENKVMRPA; from the coding sequence GTGGGAGTACGCCTTCGCAGCCGAGGAAACCGCTCGCACCGCACCCGCCGACTTCCTGACCGGTGTGCCCCCGGAGCGAGCACCCCGTCGGGCGTCCTGCACGCGAAGCTCATCGCCTCCGACCGGCACACAGCCCTTCTGGGCAGTGCCAACCTCACTGATCGCGCCTTGTCCGACAACATCGAACTCGGCGTGGTGCTGCGTGATCCTCACCTGGTGGAGCCGCTCGTGGACCATTTCCGCTGGTTGCTGGCCCCCGAGAACAAGGTCATGCGGCCGGCCTGA
- a CDS encoding Uma2 family endonuclease produces MTIAPENARQGASHLYRVMRDFVQSADDNLPGKFEITKEGIVLDMMSPMKPHELTVLRVRKRLEKVMPDEIVAHTGEPDVEDEPEGIMRRPDVMVIAEAEMEGEGSFDPRSLVAAVEVVSRSNPDNDWVTKMRDYPLMGIPVYAVFDPRTGTGTVLTDIHATPDGPRYATRKDFVYGEDVTIADWTISTQDLPRYESECGQQQ; encoded by the coding sequence ATGACCATCGCCCCGGAGAACGCGCGGCAGGGCGCCTCCCACCTGTACCGGGTCATGCGGGACTTCGTGCAGTCGGCGGACGACAACCTCCCCGGCAAGTTCGAGATCACCAAGGAAGGGATCGTCCTCGACATGATGTCGCCCATGAAGCCGCACGAACTCACCGTGCTGCGCGTCCGGAAGCGCCTGGAAAAGGTGATGCCGGACGAGATCGTGGCCCACACGGGTGAGCCCGATGTGGAGGACGAGCCCGAGGGCATCATGCGCAGGCCCGATGTGATGGTGATCGCCGAGGCGGAGATGGAAGGAGAGGGTTCCTTCGACCCCCGGTCGCTCGTCGCCGCCGTGGAAGTCGTCTCCCGCTCCAACCCGGACAACGACTGGGTCACCAAGATGCGTGACTACCCCCTGATGGGCATCCCCGTCTACGCGGTCTTCGACCCGCGCACCGGCACCGGCACCGTCCTCACCGACATCCACGCCACCCCCGACGGCCCCCGTTACGCCACCCGCAAGGACTTCGTCTACGGGGAGGACGTCACCATCGCCGACTGGACGATCTCCACCCAAGACCTGCCGCGCTACGAAAGTGAATGCGGTCAGCAGCAGTGA
- a CDS encoding helix-turn-helix domain-containing protein: MDTQNTSAPPHAQSRNGGKNHPHRRTQHTHANAHPSGVIHDNARHTARFTVIGNHLTQHPDLSLLAIGLACHIQSLPAGTPVDIKTLAARFPEGPTRIAAALRELETHGYLRRTRERTKTGRMVTRTVSCNQPGRHRDRDASESPPAKPPTRPPARRTATAPQQKPARPRALPAVPKPAYTSPTLLQKATEVLAGLRRTDPRLLLSATDAEHLAPGVVAWLERDIAPTAVRHALTSDLPPEPLRRPAALLAHRLTAQLPPLPPYRAPEPPPAVRYPLQNCEGCDHAFRAPAPGRCRGCRSDPPGGRLA; the protein is encoded by the coding sequence ATGGACACCCAAAACACTAGCGCGCCCCCGCACGCCCAGTCCCGTAACGGCGGGAAAAACCACCCGCACCGGCGGACTCAGCACACGCACGCGAACGCGCACCCCAGCGGCGTCATCCACGACAACGCCCGCCACACCGCCCGCTTCACGGTGATCGGCAACCACCTCACCCAGCACCCGGACCTGTCGCTGCTCGCGATCGGACTGGCCTGCCACATCCAGTCCCTGCCCGCCGGAACCCCCGTCGACATCAAGACCCTCGCCGCCCGCTTCCCGGAGGGCCCCACCCGGATCGCCGCCGCCCTGCGCGAACTGGAGACCCACGGCTACCTGCGCCGCACCCGCGAACGCACGAAGACCGGCCGCATGGTCACCCGCACCGTCTCCTGCAACCAGCCGGGCCGGCACCGCGACCGCGACGCGTCCGAATCACCCCCAGCCAAGCCCCCGACCAGGCCCCCCGCCCGCCGCACGGCCACCGCCCCGCAGCAGAAACCCGCACGCCCCCGCGCCCTCCCCGCCGTACCGAAGCCCGCGTACACCTCCCCCACCCTCCTCCAGAAGGCCACCGAAGTCCTCGCCGGCCTGCGCCGCACGGACCCCCGCCTCCTCCTCTCCGCCACCGACGCCGAGCACCTCGCCCCCGGCGTCGTCGCCTGGCTGGAGCGGGACATCGCCCCCACCGCCGTACGCCACGCCCTGACCAGCGACCTGCCACCTGAGCCTCTGCGCCGCCCGGCCGCCCTTCTGGCCCACCGCCTCACCGCCCAGCTCCCGCCCCTGCCGCCCTACCGTGCACCCGAACCGCCACCGGCCGTCCGGTACCCCCTCCAGAACTGCGAGGGCTGCGACCACGCCTTCCGTGCGCCCGCCCCCGGCCGCTGCCGCGGCTGTCGATCCGATCCCCCCGGAGGCCGCCTAGCATGA
- a CDS encoding ATP-binding protein → MNSEKSTQLLSPADHFSVLLSPTPRGARLARLLATDWMRTRELPYRVAEAAEHLVAELAANAATHGRLPGRDFRLALLARPAILRIEVTDTRGDDLPRRRPPAPDAESGRGLLLVDALADRWGVKLGPVPRKTVWAELDLPRA, encoded by the coding sequence GTGAACAGCGAAAAGTCCACCCAACTTCTCTCGCCCGCCGACCACTTCAGCGTGCTCCTGTCACCCACACCCCGCGGCGCCCGCCTCGCCAGGCTCCTCGCGACGGACTGGATGCGTACCCGCGAACTGCCGTACCGCGTCGCCGAGGCCGCCGAACACCTCGTCGCCGAGCTCGCCGCGAACGCCGCCACCCACGGCCGGCTCCCCGGACGCGACTTCCGCCTCGCCCTCCTGGCCCGCCCCGCAATCCTCCGCATCGAGGTCACGGACACCCGAGGTGACGATCTCCCGCGCCGGCGCCCACCCGCCCCCGACGCCGAGTCCGGACGCGGCCTGCTCCTCGTCGATGCCCTCGCCGACCGCTGGGGCGTGAAGCTTGGACCGGTGCCCCGCAAGACCGTATGGGCGGAACTCGACCTACCGCGCGCCTGA
- a CDS encoding helix-turn-helix transcriptional regulator: MSVDGEAVRLRTEADEPGWEVDPDDEWGVAVLATVGRQLRLRRESVGMRVSDFAAAVGYGEDLVYKVEGGKRIPRQEYLDKADEVLGAGGLIAAAWEDVKKVRYPKSVRALAELEEKAVEISVYVGLSIHGLLQTPEHARALFEARQPPYEEEEVERNVAARMARKAIFERSPVPALSFVLEEALLRRRVGGTMVWRRQLEHLLEVAQLRNVTFRVMPTETDAHPGVDGKIEVLKFADGTAVGRSDGAFNGRPTSDLKQLRVLELRYGIIRAQALTPGESLAFIEQVLGEK, encoded by the coding sequence ATGTCGGTGGACGGTGAGGCGGTACGGCTCCGGACCGAGGCGGACGAGCCGGGATGGGAGGTGGACCCGGACGACGAGTGGGGCGTGGCGGTCCTCGCCACGGTGGGAAGGCAGTTGAGGTTGCGGCGTGAGTCGGTGGGGATGCGGGTCTCCGACTTCGCGGCGGCGGTCGGGTATGGAGAAGACCTGGTCTACAAGGTCGAGGGCGGGAAGCGGATTCCCCGGCAGGAGTACTTGGACAAGGCCGACGAGGTGCTGGGGGCGGGTGGGCTCATCGCGGCGGCTTGGGAGGACGTGAAGAAGGTCCGTTATCCGAAGAGCGTGCGGGCGCTGGCGGAACTGGAGGAGAAGGCGGTCGAGATCAGCGTGTACGTCGGGCTCAGCATCCACGGCCTGCTACAGACGCCCGAGCACGCGCGGGCGCTGTTCGAGGCACGGCAGCCTCCCTATGAGGAGGAAGAGGTGGAGCGCAACGTGGCCGCTCGCATGGCCAGAAAGGCGATCTTCGAGCGCTCACCCGTGCCAGCGCTGAGCTTCGTGCTGGAAGAGGCTCTGCTGCGCCGCCGGGTGGGAGGCACAATGGTGTGGCGCCGCCAGCTCGAACACCTACTGGAGGTAGCCCAGTTGCGTAACGTGACGTTCCGGGTGATGCCTACGGAGACGGATGCTCATCCCGGAGTTGACGGCAAGATCGAGGTGCTGAAGTTCGCAGACGGTACGGCGGTGGGGCGCTCCGATGGTGCTTTCAACGGCCGACCGACCTCAGATCTGAAGCAGCTCCGGGTACTTGAGCTGCGGTATGGCATCATCCGGGCCCAGGCCCTCACGCCAGGGGAGTCGCTCGCCTTCATCGAGCAAGTGCTAGGAGAGAAATGA
- a CDS encoding DUF397 domain-containing protein has protein sequence MIRKASAGDTSELAWFKSSYSDGTEGDSCVELAITPGTVHVRDSKNVEGPRLALTSQAWADFLPYAAAS, from the coding sequence ATGATCCGCAAAGCCTCCGCCGGAGACACCTCCGAGCTGGCGTGGTTCAAGAGCAGCTACAGCGACGGCACCGAGGGCGACTCCTGCGTTGAGCTTGCCATCACCCCCGGCACCGTGCACGTCCGCGACTCCAAGAACGTCGAAGGCCCCCGCCTGGCGCTCACGTCCCAGGCCTGGGCGGACTTCCTGCCCTACGCCGCGGCAAGCTGA
- the metG gene encoding methionine--tRNA ligase: MAATGSEKQGAKAYYVSTPIYYVNDAPHLGHAYTTVAGDVLTRWHRQRGEKVWFLTGTDEHGQKIMRTAEANGVTPQAWADKLVSEAWKPLWEHLEIANDDFIRTTQKRHTDRVQEFVQDLYDKGEIYKGGYEGPYCVGCEEYKLPGELLDGEGEYAGQKLCPIHKKPVEILSEENYFFKLSEYGEMLLAHYEANPDFIQPESARNEVVNFVRQGLQDLSISRSTFDWGIPIPWDDKHVIYVWVDALLNYATAVGYNENQAKFEDTFPADVHLVGKDILRFHAVIWPAMLMAQGLPLPGRIAANGWLMVGGEKMSKSNLTGIKPQDLTTHFGVDAYRWYFLRAIAFGQDGSFSWEDFSARYTSELANDYGNLASRVAAMVGKYFGGTLPEATAVGEAEKAVHEGLAKAVTEADRKIGDELDFQGGILAVFDFVKQVNGYLTEQEPWKVAKDTSDEGQARLATILYTAAESLRAVAVLLNPIMPETSQKLWDSLGADASLGALADQKVQESGEWGRLPAGSTVTKGAVLFPRLEEKPTA; the protein is encoded by the coding sequence ATGGCGGCCACTGGATCCGAGAAGCAGGGGGCGAAGGCGTACTACGTCTCGACCCCCATCTATTACGTCAACGACGCTCCTCACCTGGGCCACGCCTACACGACCGTCGCAGGCGACGTGCTCACCCGCTGGCACCGTCAGCGCGGCGAGAAGGTGTGGTTCCTCACCGGCACGGACGAGCACGGTCAGAAGATCATGCGCACGGCCGAGGCCAACGGGGTCACCCCGCAGGCCTGGGCCGACAAGCTCGTCAGCGAAGCCTGGAAGCCCCTGTGGGAGCACCTGGAGATCGCGAACGACGACTTCATCCGCACCACGCAGAAGCGGCACACCGACCGCGTCCAGGAGTTCGTGCAGGACCTGTACGACAAGGGCGAGATCTACAAGGGCGGCTACGAGGGCCCGTACTGCGTCGGCTGCGAGGAGTACAAGCTCCCGGGCGAGCTGCTCGACGGCGAGGGCGAGTACGCGGGCCAGAAGCTCTGCCCCATCCACAAGAAGCCGGTGGAGATCCTCAGCGAGGAGAACTACTTCTTCAAGCTGAGCGAGTACGGCGAGATGCTCCTCGCCCACTACGAGGCGAACCCCGACTTCATCCAGCCCGAGTCCGCGCGCAACGAGGTCGTGAACTTCGTCCGCCAGGGCCTGCAGGACCTCTCCATCTCCCGCTCGACCTTCGACTGGGGCATCCCGATCCCCTGGGACGACAAGCACGTGATCTACGTGTGGGTCGACGCGCTGCTGAACTACGCCACGGCGGTCGGCTACAACGAGAACCAGGCGAAGTTCGAGGACACCTTCCCGGCCGACGTCCACCTCGTCGGCAAGGACATCCTCCGCTTCCACGCGGTGATCTGGCCGGCGATGCTGATGGCCCAGGGCCTGCCCCTGCCCGGCAGGATCGCGGCGAACGGCTGGCTGATGGTCGGCGGCGAGAAGATGTCGAAGTCGAACCTGACCGGCATCAAGCCGCAGGACCTGACCACGCACTTCGGCGTCGACGCCTACCGCTGGTACTTCCTGCGCGCCATCGCCTTCGGCCAGGACGGCTCCTTCTCCTGGGAGGACTTCTCCGCCCGCTACACGAGCGAGCTGGCCAACGACTACGGCAACCTGGCCTCCCGGGTCGCCGCGATGGTCGGCAAGTACTTCGGCGGCACGCTGCCCGAGGCCACGGCCGTCGGCGAGGCGGAGAAGGCGGTCCACGAGGGCCTGGCCAAGGCGGTGACGGAGGCCGACCGGAAGATCGGCGACGAGCTCGACTTCCAGGGCGGCATCCTGGCCGTCTTCGACTTCGTCAAGCAGGTCAACGGCTACCTCACCGAGCAGGAGCCGTGGAAGGTCGCCAAGGACACCAGCGACGAGGGCCAGGCCCGCCTCGCCACGATCCTCTACACGGCGGCGGAGTCCCTGCGCGCGGTGGCGGTGCTCCTCAACCCGATCATGCCGGAGACCTCCCAGAAGCTGTGGGACTCCCTCGGCGCGGACGCCTCCCTGGGCGCCCTCGCGGACCAGAAGGTGCAGGAGTCCGGCGAGTGGGGCAGGCTCCCGGCAGGCTCCACGGTCACCAAGGGCGCGGTCCTCTTCCCCCGCCTGGAGGAGAAGCCGACCGCGTAA